The Flavipsychrobacter sp. genome contains the following window.
TGTACCTGCACGCATATTACGTTCTTGTGCTCCGCCAACTAGTAGTGGCTTGATAGATATATCTGCATTGATATATAATATTCCTGCTCCTTTTGGGCCATGAAATTTATGGCCTGATGCACTTGCGAAATGTACCTTAAGGCTATCAAAATTGATAGGGTAGTGACCAATGGTCTGTACCATATCGCAATGAAGAATTGCGTTATACTTTTCGCATAAATCACCTACTGCTTCAATATTTAAGAGGTTGCCAATTTCATTATTAGCATGCATTAGCGTTACTAAAGTCTTCTCATTACTGGCTAATAATTCTTCTAGATGAGCTAGATCCACATGGCCATTATCCAAGAGCTTTACGAGGCTCACTTTAGCTTGGTCTGTAGCACCAAGGCGTTCTACATTATATAAAGTAGCATGGTGCTCAATACCTGTAGAAATAACATGCTTACATCCTAGATCTTTTACGGCACAATTAATGGCAGTATTGCTACTTTCTGTTCCTCCAGAGGTAAAGAATATTTCACTAGGGTGTGCTCCTAGTATTTTAGCAACAGTTTTTCTTGCAGTTTCTACGGCAATTTTAGTCTCTCTACCGTAGGAATATATTGATGATGGATTACCAAACTTCTCCGTCAAATAAGGCATCATCGCTTCCAGTACGTCAGGAGAAAGAGATGTTGTCGCTGCGTTATCAAAATATATTCTTTGCATATGCTTTATTGAATGGGTAAAAATCGTGCGCGAAGCTACCAAAATCTCTTCAATTTATTGGTAGATACATCCATTCAAGGGGGTAATACGTCATTTTTTCGCGTATAAAGCTTCAGCCACGCTATATGGCGTGGCTGATGTATGTTGTATCTATTTACCTATTTAGAAAGGAGGTGGTTCATTATCGTTAGGGTTGCTCGGGGGCAATGGAGGACCGTTAAGGTCATCATCGTCAAAGTTGACATCATTTGCTTTCGATGGCAGTGTTTGAAAACCGCTAGGTACAAACATCTTAGAGCCACCAAAGTCACTATTATCTCTGCCACGCATACCTGCAAAAGGATTATCTCCGCTAGGTGGCATCATATCGCCACCGCCGCCGCCATGACCACCATCAAAACCAAAGTCGTCATTTGGCATGTCAACAAACTTCTGGAACTCTTTGATGAAACGGATCTTTACGGTGTCGGTACTACCATTACGGTGCTTAGCTATGTGTACGTGGGTCTCACCCTCAATGGGTTGTCCCATTTCATCATTTTCAATACCATAGTATTCAGGACGGTATAAGAACATGACCATATCAGCATCCTGCTCAATGGCTCCAGATTCCCTAAGGTCACTCAATTGAGGCACTTTAGAGTCTTTTCTCGATTCTACTGAACGGTTTAGTTGAGATAGAGCAATGATCGGAATATCCAATTCTTTTGCCAGAGCCTTCAAGTCACGTGATATCTTAGAGATTTCTTGCTCTCTATTACCACCTTTGTCAACCGAGGCTTGCATCAACTGTAAGTAGTCAATTATAATTAATTGAATATCATGCTTTTGTTTAAGTCTTCTTGCTTTGGCGCGAAGTTCAAATATATTCAAGGCTGCTTGGTCGTCTAAGAATATCTGCGCACTAGCCAGCTTATTCATCCTTTGTGTCATTTGGATGAATTCATGCTCTTGCATACGCCCTTTGGTAATGGCGTTCATGTGTACTTCTGTAACAGCTGCGAGCATTCTTTTTACTATCTGACCCGAACCCATCTCCAGCGAGAATACTGCAACAGGGTATGGTTTCTTCGAATTCATGGCAGCATTCATAGCCAAGTTTAGCGAGAATGCGGTCTTACCTACAGCAGGACGTGCAGCGAGGATGATCAAGTCGGTCTTTTGCCAACCCGAAGTAAGCTTGTCTAGATCAGTAAATCCAGAAGGTACACCCGTCATGTCATCCTTTCTGTTCTTAGCTTCTTCAATTTCGTGTACAGTACGTACCAATACATCTTTAAGGCTGGAGAAGTTCTTTCTAAGGTGTTTATCTGTTATCTCATAAAGGTTAGACTCGGCTTTGTCTAACAGGTCAAAAACATCAGTACTATCTTCGTAAGCCTCACCAATTACCTGGCTTGAAATTCGTATCAACTCACGTTGTATGAATTTCTCCATCACTATTCTAGCGTGAGCTTCTACGTGTGCACTGGATACGACACTCATGGTCAGTTTAGTGATGTAGTATGCACCACCAACTATTTCCAGTTCATTGCTCTTTCTAAGTTCTTCTGTAACCGTTAGTAGGTCAACAGGCATACCTTTATCAAACAATCGTCTGATGGCAGCATATATCTTTTGGTGTGCGTCTACATAAAAACAGTCCGCACTTTGGATGATCTCTAATACTTCAGCCAGTTTGTCTTTTTCCAACATCACAGCACCTAGCACTGCTTCTTCAAGATCGTTGGCTTGTGGTGGCACTTTCCCGTAAATCATGGAGGTGTTATCTACTTTTTTGCCTCTGGCTCGGGTGTTGCCAAAATCTTTTTTTACGTCTACGGCCATTATTGGGTTAGCTCTATTTTTTATAATGTTTAAGTATAGTCCTATGATAGCCCAAATTCATTGTTAAGCTAATATTACCTAAAGGTTAACTGAATGGGGGGAAACGAATGTAAAGCGTTTTTTTTGTCTCTCATCACTTTTTCGTGATAATAATTATCAAAAGCTATTAACCATATATCAATCCATGTACACAGATAAAATTCACTTATACACTTGTTATCCACCAGTTATCTATAATATACAGAATAATACCCATACAATTCACATGTGAACTGTTAATAAAACATTTGAGCAGGTATTTTTTTTAAAACATGTTATTTGCTATAATGAAGGTTATCTTTACGGCAAATTTTAATAAAAAATGACGATTTCCTATTCTTGGTTGTTGCAATATCTACCGGAAGAGTTACCATTAGATGAGTTGTGTACTATTCTTACTTCTATAGGTTTGGAAGTAGAGGGGGTAGACACTGTAGAAGTGATAAAAGGTAGCTTGAAAGGTTTGGTGATAGGTGAAGTGCTTACTTGCGAAAAACACCCTGACGCGGATAAACTAAAAGTAACTACAGTAAATATAGGCGCTGATGAGCCTTTAAATATAGTATGTGGTGCCCCAAATGTGGCAGCAGGCCAAAAAGTGGTGGTAGCACCTGTTGGTAGCCATGTACATCCTACCAATGGCGAGTCTTTCCCTATCAAGAAGGCAAAAATACGTGGAGTGGCCAGTCAGGGTATGATATGTGCTGAAGATGAAATAGGGTTAGGTACAGACCATGG
Protein-coding sequences here:
- a CDS encoding cysteine desulfurase family protein, whose product is MQRIYFDNAATTSLSPDVLEAMMPYLTEKFGNPSSIYSYGRETKIAVETARKTVAKILGAHPSEIFFTSGGTESSNTAINCAVKDLGCKHVISTGIEHHATLYNVERLGATDQAKVSLVKLLDNGHVDLAHLEELLASNEKTLVTLMHANNEIGNLLNIEAVGDLCEKYNAILHCDMVQTIGHYPINFDSLKVHFASASGHKFHGPKGAGILYINADISIKPLLVGGAQERNMRAGTENLYGIIGFAKALEIATKNHDADKAYILDLKQYAIEQIKANFPNARLNGDAEGNCLYTVLSVAFPASEKTEMLMMNLDMAGICVSGGSACSSGASTVSHVIQSLYGAEADQLAPVRISFCKHNTKEEVDIFINKLKDLL
- the dnaB gene encoding replicative DNA helicase, which produces MAVDVKKDFGNTRARGKKVDNTSMIYGKVPPQANDLEEAVLGAVMLEKDKLAEVLEIIQSADCFYVDAHQKIYAAIRRLFDKGMPVDLLTVTEELRKSNELEIVGGAYYITKLTMSVVSSAHVEAHARIVMEKFIQRELIRISSQVIGEAYEDSTDVFDLLDKAESNLYEITDKHLRKNFSSLKDVLVRTVHEIEEAKNRKDDMTGVPSGFTDLDKLTSGWQKTDLIILAARPAVGKTAFSLNLAMNAAMNSKKPYPVAVFSLEMGSGQIVKRMLAAVTEVHMNAITKGRMQEHEFIQMTQRMNKLASAQIFLDDQAALNIFELRAKARRLKQKHDIQLIIIDYLQLMQASVDKGGNREQEISKISRDLKALAKELDIPIIALSQLNRSVESRKDSKVPQLSDLRESGAIEQDADMVMFLYRPEYYGIENDEMGQPIEGETHVHIAKHRNGSTDTVKIRFIKEFQKFVDMPNDDFGFDGGHGGGGGDMMPPSGDNPFAGMRGRDNSDFGGSKMFVPSGFQTLPSKANDVNFDDDDLNGPPLPPSNPNDNEPPPF